A single region of the Thermovenabulum gondwanense genome encodes:
- the trxB gene encoding thioredoxin-disulfide reductase: MYDLIIIGGGPAGLSAAIYGARARLKTLVVEKMYAGGQAAITDRIENYPGFVEGIGGMELTEAMKMQAERFGAKFVNGEAQRIIPKDGRFIVELKNEQLEANAVILAMGAEARKLMVKGEKEFTGRGVSYCATCDGAFYTDRKVVVVGGGDSAIEEALYLTKFAESVTVVHRRNELRATKILQERAFSNEKIKFLWDSVVEEVKGQEAVEEIVVKNIKTGEIISYPTDGVFVAIGWEPNSGIVKGLVNLNERGYIITDENMATNVPGIFAAGDIREKSLRQVITAAADGAIAAVSAEKYIEERR; this comes from the coding sequence ATCTACGATCTTATAATTATAGGCGGAGGTCCCGCAGGGCTTTCAGCAGCAATTTACGGAGCAAGGGCAAGACTAAAGACATTAGTTGTGGAAAAGATGTATGCCGGTGGACAGGCGGCTATTACCGACAGGATTGAGAATTATCCGGGGTTTGTGGAAGGTATTGGCGGAATGGAACTTACCGAAGCGATGAAAATGCAGGCAGAAAGGTTCGGAGCAAAATTCGTTAATGGAGAGGCTCAAAGGATAATTCCAAAGGATGGTAGATTTATCGTAGAATTGAAAAATGAACAATTAGAGGCAAACGCGGTGATCCTTGCAATGGGCGCTGAAGCCAGAAAGCTGATGGTTAAAGGCGAGAAGGAATTTACCGGCAGGGGCGTCTCCTATTGTGCCACCTGTGATGGCGCATTTTACACGGACAGGAAGGTAGTAGTTGTAGGTGGAGGAGACTCTGCAATAGAAGAAGCCCTTTACCTAACAAAATTTGCAGAAAGTGTAACGGTAGTGCACAGGAGAAATGAACTGAGGGCTACCAAGATACTTCAGGAAAGAGCCTTTTCCAATGAAAAAATAAAATTTTTGTGGGATTCGGTGGTAGAAGAGGTAAAGGGACAAGAAGCGGTTGAGGAAATTGTGGTAAAAAATATTAAGACCGGGGAAATCATTTCCTATCCTACCGATGGCGTTTTCGTAGCTATTGGATGGGAGCCGAATTCCGGTATAGTAAAAGGGCTTGTAAACCTTAACGAAAGAGGCTATATTATTACCGACGAAAATATGGCCACCAATGTTCCGGGTATTTTTGCCGCGGGAGACATCAGGGAAAAGTCTTTAAGGCAGGTTATAACTGCTGCTGCCGATGGTGCTATAGCTGCGGTTTCGGCAGAAAAATATATAGAAGAAAGACGATAA